The Rhodopirellula halodulae genome has a segment encoding these proteins:
- a CDS encoding type II secretion system protein GspD codes for MMGIFLTFLLSGCVYRPDFHRTSIDELIQQSLDHSNAERGGDPDMVGNVGEPVLVDESFVIPQDNMDLQYGTDQEIPKYQNDWSVDGYSEWQPDRRGDDLIPIQQAAFVQDASGWNDTPNDEFLIQEEFIETDVREVLTLLAADAELDLVLDDNVSGIVNAQINDLTIDEAVEKVLLPLGLASTRRGRQLIVAPPDPASPLFPLVSVKHRYQPAHMDPNTLLETVPVAWLQYVTVVEQAKTMLVEAPPTIANDIIERFQTIDQPIPQVVLEAIICVVSPDSGFQFGLDWQHAVEMEGVKRLSLSASGLALNGEVSQAGLDAIFSDFGSTSAFVKLLSEKGYLTIRATPHVMAKDGEQANIAINRETFFSVQPPGSTGNNSVFFQQDIQKVDAGIVLDITPHIRGDEVTIEIEKAEVSEDVRNATTQLSINQYPIINRRSVSTTVNVKDGKTIVIGGLVQRETVDRVNRIPGLSRLPGVGKLFQTTERQTRDAEVVIFISPRIVRSTDTAIITAGG; via the coding sequence ATGATGGGGATATTTCTGACCTTTCTTCTGTCAGGGTGCGTGTACCGACCCGATTTCCATCGGACCAGCATCGATGAACTGATTCAACAGTCATTGGATCATTCCAATGCGGAACGCGGCGGCGACCCCGACATGGTCGGCAACGTAGGCGAGCCGGTGTTGGTGGATGAGTCCTTCGTTATTCCACAGGACAACATGGACCTCCAGTACGGAACGGATCAAGAGATCCCGAAATACCAGAACGATTGGTCCGTGGACGGTTACAGCGAATGGCAGCCCGATCGGCGTGGGGATGACCTGATTCCCATCCAGCAAGCCGCCTTCGTTCAAGACGCCAGCGGATGGAACGACACTCCGAACGATGAATTTCTGATTCAAGAAGAGTTCATTGAAACCGACGTTCGCGAAGTGTTGACATTGTTGGCTGCCGATGCCGAATTGGATCTGGTCTTGGATGACAACGTCTCTGGGATTGTGAACGCGCAAATCAATGACCTGACAATCGACGAAGCTGTTGAAAAGGTTTTGTTGCCGTTGGGCTTGGCGTCCACTCGCCGCGGACGTCAATTGATTGTCGCGCCGCCTGACCCCGCGTCGCCGTTGTTTCCGTTGGTTTCAGTGAAGCACCGCTATCAACCGGCTCACATGGATCCGAACACGCTGTTGGAAACGGTTCCTGTGGCTTGGTTGCAGTACGTGACCGTGGTTGAACAAGCAAAAACGATGCTTGTCGAAGCGCCGCCCACGATCGCCAACGACATCATCGAGCGGTTCCAAACCATTGACCAACCGATTCCGCAGGTGGTTTTGGAAGCCATCATTTGCGTGGTGTCGCCCGATTCGGGTTTCCAATTTGGATTGGATTGGCAACACGCGGTGGAAATGGAAGGCGTCAAACGTTTGTCCTTGAGTGCTTCTGGGTTGGCACTCAATGGTGAGGTGTCACAAGCCGGACTTGATGCGATCTTTTCCGACTTCGGCAGCACTTCCGCGTTTGTCAAACTGCTTTCAGAAAAAGGATATCTGACCATTCGAGCGACGCCGCACGTGATGGCCAAAGATGGCGAGCAAGCCAACATCGCGATCAATCGCGAAACGTTTTTCAGTGTGCAACCGCCTGGATCCACCGGGAACAACTCGGTGTTCTTCCAACAGGACATCCAAAAAGTGGATGCGGGAATCGTGCTGGACATCACGCCTCACATTCGCGGCGATGAAGTCACGATCGAGATCGAAAAAGCGGAAGTCAGTGAAGACGTGCGAAACGCGACGACTCAGTTGTCCATCAATCAGTACCCAATCATCAATCGACGCAGTGTTTCAACGACCGTGAATGTCAAAGACGGTAAGACCATCGTGATCGGAGGTTTGGTGCAACGCGAAACGGTGGACCGAGTGAACCGTATCCCAGGGCTCAGTCGTTTGCCTGGCGTTGGAAAGCTGTTTCAAACGACCGAGCGGCAAACTCGTGATGCCGAAGTGGTGATCTTCATCTCGCCCCGCATCGTGCGTTCCACCGACACGGCCATCATCACCGCAGGTGGATAA